TTGTGAAGAAGAATCTATGCCTGAACCCCAACCTGAGCCTACTCCAACAGTCGAAAGAAAAAACTTGGATGTATTGGATTGGCCCAAAGCCCTCGAAGATTGCATCACCGATGCAGAAAAAAAAGCCGTCCGTAATGGTACAAAAACCTCTTATGAAGTTTGGAACGCCATGAAAAAAAGATGTCCGAATGTAGAAAAATATGATAATGGTTATTTGTTGAGTCGTTTGGCGCATTTTCCCAATGCAGCTTTGGTATCGAGCAAGCACGATTTGAAGGCTGAACTCTGTAAATTTGCCGACAATGCCAAGTGTTGCATTGATACACTGACGATTATGGGACATGGCACGAATGGAAAAATTTCGGTAGGAGATGGTCAAGTGACCGAAGAATGTAAGTACATCAATGGAAATACGGAAGATTGGCTGACCGTTTTGGAAGACAAATTGAAGAAAGCACTTTGTGATAGTGCGGTTATTTTCTTGAATGGTTGCGATGTGGGAAGTGGTGAAAAAGGCTTGAAGAAAATGCAGTTTATTGCCAATAGATTTAATGCGACAGTCATTGCGCCCACTCGATGTGTCTATGGCAACGAGGATTTAGACGATTTGGGTGATGACATTCGGATAGTGCGTCCTGGTGACACTTCAACGGACAACAAAACACAGGAAGAAACCGACAAAAAAAGTGCGGATAAAAAAGGCAATGAAATGCAGCCAAATAGCCAACTGCCATTGCAGAAAGAAATCATTGCTTTGGGAATATATCCGCCTAATTATGATGCGATTCCTACTTTTGACAATGACTTTGCCTTACCGATTCACGATCCAACTTTGATACAAGCTTTGCGTTTTGAAGCCTTCAATTTGGGCTATGCACTGTTGCAAGAAGTGGGCGATGGAACCGAGGCTTCGGCGGTGTGGGTGATTGCGTATGAGGATGGCACGATTGAAGTAGCGCACAACATTTTTAGCAACTATCTTTTTGCTAAAAATACGTCCGACGGAACGATGTATTTCCAAGTAAATGCGTTTGGACGACAGTTGATTCAGCAAGCGATGGAACTGTCGGTGAATTAGGATAATTTTTTTGACTGAGCAGATAACCGAAATTTATGAAATTTCGGTTATCTGTATTTTCCTTTGTGGTGTTTTTACCCTACAAACTAAAATTACCAAAGAACAAAAAAATAAAAACTCTTATCTTGTGAACACAATTTCATTCAAAACACAAAAAATTAAAAATCAATGAAGAGTTTTTACATTGTTCTTATCTGTTTGTTGGTAGGTATAATCTTTCTTTTGGCTGCTTGTCAAAACGCTGCTAAAGAGAACGCCGAGGGAACGTCTGCTACGGCTGATACGCCAATAGCAGCTCCTGCAATCGAAAAACCCCTTGTTCCAGAATGGCACAAAAACGCTACTATATATGAGGTGAATCTTCGACACTATACGGATGAAGGCACTTTCAAGTCTTTTGAATCTCACATTCCAAGATTGAAGGAAATGGGAATTGATATTCTTTGGTTTATGCCGATTCACGAAGTTAGTGTAAAAGAGCGCAAAGGAACATTGGGAAGCCCTTATGCTGTAACCGATTACAAAGGAGTGAATCCTGACTATGGCACAATGGACGACTTCAAACAGATGCTCAAAGCCATTCACAATGCAGGTATGCACTGTATCATTGACTGGGTGCCGAACCATACAGGATGGGATAACAAATGGATTACAGAACATCCCGATTGGTACACACAAGACGAAGACGGCAATGTGATTGACCCAATTGACTACAACACAGGTAAATCTTGGGGTTGGACAGATGTAGCAGACCTCAATTATGACAACCAAGAAATGCGAGCTGCAATGATTGACGCAATGACTTTTTGGATTAAAGATGTTGGTATTGATGGTTTTAGAGTAGATGTAGCACATGGTGTGCCTGTCGATTTTTGGGCGCAGGCTTCGGATTCTTTGTATGCTATTCGCCCGCTATTTATGTTGGCAGAGGCAGAAGTGCCTGCCATTGTGAACAATGGAGCCTTTGTGATGGATTATGGCTGGGAAATGCACCACTTACTGAACGAGATTGCCAAAACACAAGGGGCAAACCGCAAAAAAGGAGATAAACTGGTGCAAGGCAACAAGGTAGAAGGTGAGGAAGCTGAGGAAGTCAAGAAAAATGCTTTGGACATTGACGCAATGTTGGCGAAAAAAGCCAAAGATTACTCCAAAGGTTATCAAATGCAATTCACCTCCAATCACGACGAAAACTCCTGGTCAGGAACTGAATTTGATCGCATGGGAGCTGGACACAAAGCTTTTGCAGTTTTAACCGCTACCTTCAATGGTATGCCATTGGTTTATACAGGTCAAGAAATTGGGATGGACAAACAATTGGAGTTTTTTGAAAAAGACTTGATTAATTGGGAAAAAGGCGATAAGAGTTATACCGATTTTTACAAAACCTTGTTGGATTTGAAGCACAGAAACAAGGCTCTTTGGAATGGTGAATATGGCGGAAAATTGGTCAAAATCCCTACAGGCAATGACGAAAATGTGTATGCTTTTACACGTGAAAAAGACGGTGATAAAGTCGTGGTGATTATCAACTTATCGGCTGCAAAACAAAAAGCCAAATTGGAAGGAACTGATTATGTGGGTGATTATACCAATGTGTTTTCTAAAGCTGCAATGGGTTTGACCGAAGGAATGGAAATGGAATTGAAGCCGTGGGATTATGTAGTGTTGTCTAACAAATAGAAGACTTTAGATGAAAGACTTCGGAAGTTTAATTGTTTAAAAGATTCAAAATTATTGAATTAACAGCTTATTTTTTAGAGAAAAACTTCCGAAGTCTCCTTTCATAGATTTTGTCAAAGAACCATTTGTATTGCTTCTAAGGATTTTGTGTAGGATATTTTAATTTTCATTCGACCCTAATTTTAGTATGTATGAGTCACCGAATCACCGAAAAATCATCCACATAGACATGGATGCCTTCTACGCATCTGTTGAGCAACGGGACAACCCTGCTTACCGAGGTAAGGCATTGGCAGTAGGTTGGGGAGGTGATAGAGGTGTGGTGATGACAGCGAGTTATGAAGCACGAAAATTCGGGGTGCGTTCTGCGATGCCTTCTTCAGTGGCGAAGCGCAAATGCCCCGAATTGCTTTTTGTGCTACCCAGATTTGATGCTTACAAAGCGGCTTCACGTCAAATTCGACAAATTTTCCACGATTATACGGATTTGGTGGAGCCGCTTTCTATTGATGAAGCATTTTTGGATGTGACTGATAACAAAAAAGGCACCCTCTCAGCTACTTATGTGGCTCAAGAAATTAAAAACCGCATTTTTGAAGAAACCAATCTTACTGCAACAGCAGGTATTTCCTTCAACAAGTTTCTGGCAAAAATCGCTTCGGGAATGAACAAACCCAATGGTTTGACGGTCATTCACCCCAAAGATGCCGTTGCGTTTGTCGAAACTTTGGCGGTCGAAAAATTTCATGGAGTCGGCAAAGTCACCGCCAAAAAGATGAGCAATTTGGGAATTCTGACTGGCAAAGATTTGAAGGAATGGACAGAAAAGGCTTTGATACAACACTTTGGAAAAGTTGGAGGGCATTTTTACCGAATATCCAGGGCCATTGACGAAAGACCTGTTGAACCGAACCGTGCCAGAAAATCGGTGAGTGCGGAAGATACTTTTGCAGAAGATGTGACGGAGTTGGAGGTAATGTTGGAGCAATTGCAGAAGATTACCGAGATTGTAGCCCAGCGCATGAAAAACACCGCTTCGTTTGGCAAAACGGTAACGCTCAAAATCAAATACCACGATTTTCAAATCCAAACCCGCAGCAAAACCGTTTATTATCCTCTTCAATCTTATGAGCAAATCTTCCCAATTGTAGAATTTTTATTGCAGCAGCCCGAATTACCGACCAAATCGGTGAGGTTGTTGGGGGTAGGCATTTCTAATTTGCAGGAGGAAGAAGCCGAGGGGGTGCAGTTGGTGATGGATTTATAGATTCGTATTAATGTTCTCATTAGACCTGTTCGACTATAAATTATAGGAATTTATGTAAATTGCAAAAAAAAGGAATGATGAATTACCGACAAATAACTACAGAACGTCAATTTAAAGATAATTGTTTATTTGTAACAAACAATCTATTTATTGCACGTAACAAATTTAAAACAAATAAATGATTGGTTGCCATAGTCGTGCAAGTCTAATGAATAAACCTGTCTTCTAT
The Chitinophagales bacterium genome window above contains:
- the dinB gene encoding DNA polymerase IV; translation: MYESPNHRKIIHIDMDAFYASVEQRDNPAYRGKALAVGWGGDRGVVMTASYEARKFGVRSAMPSSVAKRKCPELLFVLPRFDAYKAASRQIRQIFHDYTDLVEPLSIDEAFLDVTDNKKGTLSATYVAQEIKNRIFEETNLTATAGISFNKFLAKIASGMNKPNGLTVIHPKDAVAFVETLAVEKFHGVGKVTAKKMSNLGILTGKDLKEWTEKALIQHFGKVGGHFYRISRAIDERPVEPNRARKSVSAEDTFAEDVTELEVMLEQLQKITEIVAQRMKNTASFGKTVTLKIKYHDFQIQTRSKTVYYPLQSYEQIFPIVEFLLQQPELPTKSVRLLGVGISNLQEEEAEGVQLVMDL
- a CDS encoding DUF4347 domain-containing protein, which codes for MKHVTFCKNQKSNFSFSAILQRLLFLCVIVAIGLSSCEEESMPEPQPEPTPTVERKNLDVLDWPKALEDCITDAEKKAVRNGTKTSYEVWNAMKKRCPNVEKYDNGYLLSRLAHFPNAALVSSKHDLKAELCKFADNAKCCIDTLTIMGHGTNGKISVGDGQVTEECKYINGNTEDWLTVLEDKLKKALCDSAVIFLNGCDVGSGEKGLKKMQFIANRFNATVIAPTRCVYGNEDLDDLGDDIRIVRPGDTSTDNKTQEETDKKSADKKGNEMQPNSQLPLQKEIIALGIYPPNYDAIPTFDNDFALPIHDPTLIQALRFEAFNLGYALLQEVGDGTEASAVWVIAYEDGTIEVAHNIFSNYLFAKNTSDGTMYFQVNAFGRQLIQQAMELSVN
- a CDS encoding alpha-amylase family glycosyl hydrolase gives rise to the protein MKSFYIVLICLLVGIIFLLAACQNAAKENAEGTSATADTPIAAPAIEKPLVPEWHKNATIYEVNLRHYTDEGTFKSFESHIPRLKEMGIDILWFMPIHEVSVKERKGTLGSPYAVTDYKGVNPDYGTMDDFKQMLKAIHNAGMHCIIDWVPNHTGWDNKWITEHPDWYTQDEDGNVIDPIDYNTGKSWGWTDVADLNYDNQEMRAAMIDAMTFWIKDVGIDGFRVDVAHGVPVDFWAQASDSLYAIRPLFMLAEAEVPAIVNNGAFVMDYGWEMHHLLNEIAKTQGANRKKGDKLVQGNKVEGEEAEEVKKNALDIDAMLAKKAKDYSKGYQMQFTSNHDENSWSGTEFDRMGAGHKAFAVLTATFNGMPLVYTGQEIGMDKQLEFFEKDLINWEKGDKSYTDFYKTLLDLKHRNKALWNGEYGGKLVKIPTGNDENVYAFTREKDGDKVVVIINLSAAKQKAKLEGTDYVGDYTNVFSKAAMGLTEGMEMELKPWDYVVLSNK